The sequence TTCCCAATGCCCAAAATCTAGCTCACTAAGTAACAATAACTTTAGGTTTTCGAACTTGTCTTCATCACTTAATCTCCATATTGGATCATTCACTGTATTCCTTTTAAGTTCGAGCTCTTCAAGATTTGGCAACATGACAAGAGTTGATATATCTTCCCAAGCAAAACAGAACCGGCCAGCTAAAGTCAGACTCTTATAAAGTGATGTTGGAAAAACAAACCTCTTGATACATAAAGGTCGATCACTAAGATGGAGGAAGATTGTCGAAAGATTGAACTTGGAGATATCTCAATTGAAATAACTTGGTAATCACAAGCGGAAATAAACGGAACTTTTGCTCGAAGATGGCCAATACCCTGAGAAGGCTAAAACGGGAGAAAAATTCAAGTTTTAAATAAAGTCTTCTTTCAAAAACTAAGTAGATAGATTTGTTAACTGGGGTAATAGCTTGCAAGAATCACCAACTGAATAACTTCGAGTTTGAAAACTGAAGCGATGACCATTATGCTTTTGTGTTGGGAGAGTAGGGACTGGGTTAATTATCTCAACACGCATAAACTTTGTCATTTCAGGTTCAATCAAACAGAATTCACGAAGAAGATCATGCAATCCACATGCTTTTATCTTACTATTGAATCTCCTTCTTCTAACCATGATCAAGTTCCTGCTAATAAGATCCACCAAATAATGTTTTGCCAATTCCTCCAAACTTTTACCACTTATAGACATCCTTAATAAACCTTCTGCGATCCATTATTGGATCAGTTTCCAAGTCTCAATCTGATAATCCACTAGGAAACCATCCATAGAAAGAAAACAAGGTTTAAGGTGTCACGACCCGATTTCCCCTCCGTTGGGtttcgtgatggcacatagtcttagggaccaggtaagcctaacttTTACTGAATATCAACCATAATAAAGAAATCCTAACAATCTCAACATAGTAATCTTTATAGAATTTACATCTTCCCAAAATCGgcggtacaagtcataagctctacagaatttCACTTCTTGATagttttaggtagtaaattagccatttatatattttgtgtgaaatctcttgaatcgataagttgtttgagtttgaatcagttaaaagttaatcataagtattcgtgggaacgatactctattcactactctattacttgacgatcacgtatacttgcgtaAGTGTATTTGGTCGCAacaggtttcttgaggtaagtcacttgtgatcatttttattcaatactcttgtttccccattgaatttcaCACCTAGTTTGTAGGTTTTTgtggtggaatttgggagtttgaggatagggatttgaagagtttaATTTGTGGATTTGAGTCATATTTTTGTATCGAAAtttagtaaatttggtatggttggactcatggtcgAATGTGCTTCCGAATTTTGCtacttttattggattccgagacgtgggcccaggggtcgacttttaagttaactttttgatttttgattaagaacttagtattttcttttggaattgattcttt is a genomic window of Nicotiana tabacum cultivar K326 chromosome 16, ASM71507v2, whole genome shotgun sequence containing:
- the LOC142170447 gene encoding putative late blight resistance protein homolog R1B-11 translates to MSISGKSLEELAKHYLVDLISRNLIMVRRRRFNSKIKACGLHDLLREFCLIEPEMTKFMRVEIINPVPTLPTQKHNGHRFSFQTRSYSPSQGIGHLRAKVPFISACDYQVISIEISPSSIFRQSSSILVIDLYVSRAGRFCFAWEDISTLVMLPNLEELELKRNTVNDPIWRLSDEDKFENLKLLLLSELDFGHWEASSESFINLKRLVLRNCINLKEIPSDFGEICTLESIELYNCSTIAEGCARNIE